The following coding sequences are from one Aquificaceae bacterium window:
- the rlmB gene encoding 23S rRNA (guanosine(2251)-2'-O)-methyltransferase RlmB: MIVYGKNPVLEALRAGKNIEKVLFAHDSHPPHQVVKLCKERGIKLQKVPRQRIEELAGTKKTQGILAILSPVEYVDPHVLFRETLKRNSFFITLDHITDPQNVGNLLRTCEVFGGVGALMPKDRSCPINETVVKASAGAVFHLMLSKVGSLSKALRDFKEMGGWVVVVERGGKDIRGVDFPLGCTLVLGSEGEGVSKSVLETADLLVSIPMQGKVNSLNVSNAGAIAMWEVFKKLLDKYPAGGYNR, from the coding sequence ATGATTGTTTACGGTAAAAACCCAGTCCTTGAAGCCCTAAGGGCAGGAAAAAATATAGAAAAGGTGCTATTTGCTCACGACTCGCATCCACCGCATCAGGTCGTAAAGCTATGCAAGGAAAGGGGTATAAAGCTCCAGAAAGTGCCAAGGCAAAGGATAGAAGAGCTCGCAGGGACAAAGAAAACTCAAGGTATCCTCGCCATCTTAAGCCCAGTGGAATACGTAGACCCTCATGTGCTTTTTAGAGAGACCCTTAAAAGAAACTCCTTTTTCATAACCCTTGACCACATTACAGACCCACAGAATGTGGGAAACCTCCTTAGAACATGCGAGGTCTTTGGTGGAGTTGGTGCTCTTATGCCAAAGGATAGGTCTTGTCCTATAAATGAAACCGTAGTCAAAGCATCTGCGGGTGCGGTCTTTCACTTAATGCTTTCAAAAGTGGGAAGCCTTTCCAAAGCCCTTAGGGATTTTAAAGAGATGGGTGGATGGGTTGTGGTGGTAGAGAGAGGGGGAAAGGATATAAGAGGCGTTGACTTTCCTCTTGGTTGCACTCTTGTTTTGGGTTCTGAGGGAGAAGGTGTATCAAAGAGTGTTCTGGAAACCGCAGACCTGCTTGTATCCATACCTATGCAGGGCAAGGTAAACTCTCTAAATGTTTCAAATGCAGGTGCTATAGCCATGTGGGAGGTTTTTAAAAAACTACTTGACAAATACCCTGCAGGTGGATATAATAGATAG